The Candidatus Woesearchaeota archaeon sequence TTTGGCTCTTGTTCGCGAACAGCTTCTTGCGGACGCGCTTGAAATAAAAGATGACAAAAAAGAGAAAACTGCCGATGAACTTGCGATTCTTACTGAAGATTATCTTCGCTCGTATCTCGTTGAACATCATGTCCTTGTTCAGCGGCAGAAAGAAATCGAGAAACGATGCGCTTCAGATTTCGCGAAACAGCAATATGATGAAGCGGCGTATATGTTGAAGACGTATAAAGAAAAAGCAGACGCTTATGCGCAGCAAAAAGAGAAATGCGTCGCGGAAATTGTGGCGCTCATGATTCCGGGAACACTTCTTGCGCTCCAGAATGATATCCAGACGTGCACGAAGCAGGATATGGAGATTGTGCTGTGATTGGGATGCCAGCGAGTGGTGCGTCTGTGTTATTCAACAATTTCTACTCTTCAGTTACTACGAAGCTTTATATGCATAAAATAGTCAAAAATAAGCAGCATGCAAGCAACTACCTCTCCATCTGAAGGTGGAGGACTTTTACATAGGTTGATTCCTAGAAATTCCTCAGCGAGAGCTTCCGCTCCAACTACGCAAAATCAGGTTGCTCCTCCTCAAAATACCGCAAATCCTTCTCCTCATGACGCGTCTGCTGCGCACGCGCCGCTCATCAGTTTTCAGAACGTCTACAAGAAAATAGAAAAACAACTGATTCTCCGGGACATCACTCTTTCTATCTTTCCAGGAGAAATCTTTGGTCTTATCGGCGCGAGCGGCGCGGGAAAAACAACGCTGCTCCGCTGTCTCATTGGCTTCTACAAAATAAATTCAGGAATGATTCTTTATCAGGACAAGGATATCTCCAAAAATCCGCGTCTTATTCGAACAATCTTTGGTTTTGGAAGTCAGGATAATTGTTTCTACGAAAAACTGACGCTCTATGAAAATCTTCATTATTTTGGTCAGCTCTACGGTGTTCCTGAAAAAATCATCAAGGAACGCGCTGAAAATCTTCTTGGTCTTGTCGAACTTACTGATTTTCGTAATGCTCAAGCAAAGAATCTCTCGGGGGGGATGCGACGGCGTTTAGATCTTGCATGCTCGCTCATGCATTCCCCCAAGATTCTTATTTTAGACGAACCCACCGCGGGACTTGACCCAGGTTTGCGAAAACATATGTGGGAGTTGATCACTAAAATTAACGCGACCGGAACAACAATTATTGTTTCGAGCCACTTGCTTGGTGAAATTGGTCATTTTTGCACGAGAATTGGGATTATTAATCATGGGGAGTTATTGAAAATTGGTCCTCCTGACCAGCTCAAAGATTTATATAGCAAGGATGAAGAAATTCATCTTGAAACATTCCCTGGAAAATATCCACAGATTGCTGCGGAAATTCGACGTGAGCGATTGCCTGTGAATTACATTACTGTGCATGACCATAAACTTATTGTGTATACATCTCAGGCTGAATTTGTTTTGCACAAAATCTTGTTGATTTTGGAAGCGATGCGTGAGCGATTGCTTGATGTTCACGTGGACAAGCCAAGTCTTAACGAAGTGTTTGAAGCGCTAACAGAAAAACAAAAAATTCGCGGCTCAAGCGAAGATCAGCTTGTGGACTACATCAAAAAAATACTTGGCCGAGGTTATACAAAAGAGCAGGCACGGCAGACCTTACTTCAACAAGGCTGGCCTGAAGACGTCGTGAACGCAGTCATGATTAAAATGACATAGAAACTCATACAAGGATGGAATAAAAAATGATGAATCCCATTGCGTATCTCAAGATTGTTCTTGAGATGATAAAAAAGAATTTCCGTGTTCTTATTAGATCCCGCTCTTCCGCGCTCGTTATTCTTCTCGGTCCTTTTTTTATTATCTTTCTCATTGGCGCGGCATTTAACACCTCAAGCCTTCACGGCATTCGTGTTGGTGTTTACGCAGCAGAAGAAAATGAAGTTCTTGATAAAATCCTCAAGAGTCTTGAAGATAATGATTTTGCTGTTACACGATCTTCAACAGAAGAAGAATGTATTGATCTTGTGAAGAGTGGTGGTGTGCACCTTTGCATTAGTTTTCCTGGAAGTTTGTCTGAAGAATCCATAGCTCGTGAAATTATTTTCCACGTCGATTACAGCAAAGTGAATCTCGTCTTTACTATCCTCAATGTCATTACAGGAGAAGTGGAAGATATTTCTACTGACCTCAGCGTTGAATATACAAAATTACTTATCGAACAGATGAACGCGACAGCTGCGCAAATTTCTGAAAAGGCGTCGCTCATCAGCGATCTTTCCAGCAACGCAGAGCAAATGAAAGAAAGTCTTGAAACTCTTTCTGCTGAACTCAGCGGCATTGAAGTGAGTAGCAGCGAATTTGGCATTAGCGATGTTGAATCCTATATTTCTGAGAGCAGTAGTCAGATTGATGAATTTGGAACTATAGCGGAGGAAACGACCGCGACAGGCGAAGCGCTTCTTGATGATCTTGAATCCTATATTTCTTCGTTTGAAGAAGAACTGAATAGTCAGGTTGATCAAATCACTGATTTTCAGGACACTGTTGATGAATACGCTTCTCTCGCGTGCGCGTTTGATTTTAGTTCTGTCGAAGGGCTTTCTTTTGATCCTTGCACTGATCTCACTTCTGTGCAGGACGCGCTCGAATCCGCCGCGTCAGAAGCAGAAGGTATTAGTTCAGATTTTGATGAACTCCAAGAGCAACTTGACGATGTTCGCAGCCAGCTTGAAACCGCGCAATCACAGCAGGAATCTGTTCTTGCGGCCGCGCAAACAAATCTTGATTCTCTCCAAAGCCAACTTGAAGCGAGTTCCGCGAAAATTGATGAGATCAGCGAGCAGAAAGATGCGATTGCTTCGGACATTGACGCAATGATTGCGCTGCTTGATGAAAATATCGCGACGATTGACGCTGTGCAACAAAGTATTAGCGAAATCAGCGACAGCATGTCTTCAGCCGCTATCGGTGACGCAGAGGATATTGTCAATCCAGTACTCACCCGTATCAAACCTATTCTTGAGAAAAAGTCGTATCTTGATTATACTATGCCTGCGCTTATTGTTCTTGTGATCATGTTCATGAGCATTCTGCTTTCTTCTACGATAGTTATGACAGAAAAACAATCACGCGCGTATTTCAGAAATTATATCACGCCAATTCCTGATTTTACATTTTTAGTGAGCATTTATCTCACGAACATTATCGTTGTCTTTTTTCAGGCGATGATTCTCCTTGTTATCGCGGATCTTGCGTTTGGGGTTTCCATCTTTTCAAATTTTCCTTCTATTTTGTTCGCAATCCTTATTATTGGTTCTATCTTTATTCTCCTCGGCATGTCTATTGGCTATCTTTTTGTTTCTGAAGAAACATCTACTCTTGCTTCCATTTCACTTTCCAGTATTTTCCTGCTCTTTTCCTCCTTCCTGATTCCTATCGAAAGCTTGTCAGAAACCATTGGCTCTATCGCGGTCTATAATCCATTTGTGCTCAGTGAAGGAGTTCTTCGTCAACTGGTGATCTT is a genomic window containing:
- a CDS encoding ABC transporter permease, which encodes MMNPIAYLKIVLEMIKKNFRVLIRSRSSALVILLGPFFIIFLIGAAFNTSSLHGIRVGVYAAEENEVLDKILKSLEDNDFAVTRSSTEEECIDLVKSGGVHLCISFPGSLSEESIAREIIFHVDYSKVNLVFTILNVITGEVEDISTDLSVEYTKLLIEQMNATAAQISEKASLISDLSSNAEQMKESLETLSAELSGIEVSSSEFGISDVESYISESSSQIDEFGTIAEETTATGEALLDDLESYISSFEEELNSQVDQITDFQDTVDEYASLACAFDFSSVEGLSFDPCTDLTSVQDALESAASEAEGISSDFDELQEQLDDVRSQLETAQSQQESVLAAAQTNLDSLQSQLEASSAKIDEISEQKDAIASDIDAMIALLDENIATIDAVQQSISEISDSMSSAAIGDAEDIVNPVLTRIKPILEKKSYLDYTMPALIVLVIMFMSILLSSTIVMTEKQSRAYFRNYITPIPDFTFLVSIYLTNIIVVFFQAMILLVIADLAFGVSIFSNFPSILFAILIIGSIFILLGMSIGYLFVSEETSTLASISLSSIFLLFSSFLIPIESLSETIGSIAVYNPFVLSEGVLRQLVIFGNSFFSAGNDVFILLFYVLFLAAVLYVCELIDKRRIH
- a CDS encoding ABC transporter ATP-binding protein, which codes for MQATTSPSEGGGLLHRLIPRNSSARASAPTTQNQVAPPQNTANPSPHDASAAHAPLISFQNVYKKIEKQLILRDITLSIFPGEIFGLIGASGAGKTTLLRCLIGFYKINSGMILYQDKDISKNPRLIRTIFGFGSQDNCFYEKLTLYENLHYFGQLYGVPEKIIKERAENLLGLVELTDFRNAQAKNLSGGMRRRLDLACSLMHSPKILILDEPTAGLDPGLRKHMWELITKINATGTTIIVSSHLLGEIGHFCTRIGIINHGELLKIGPPDQLKDLYSKDEEIHLETFPGKYPQIAAEIRRERLPVNYITVHDHKLIVYTSQAEFVLHKILLILEAMRERLLDVHVDKPSLNEVFEALTEKQKIRGSSEDQLVDYIKKILGRGYTKEQARQTLLQQGWPEDVVNAVMIKMT